ATGACAAACGTTGGGATCATCGTGACCACGAACGGGATCATCATCGTGCCGAGGTAGCAGAGGAAGATCGCGTTCTTGAATGGGAACTTGAGCCGGGCGAACGCGAAGCCGCCCATCGTGGTGATCAGCCCCTGCCCGATGACAATGGCCCCGGTGAAGATCACGGAGTTGAGGAACGCCATCAGCGTCAGGCGGACGGCCGCCGTCGGGTAGTTGGCCCAGACAATCGGATTGGGGATCCAGCGCGGCGGGTACATGAAGACCTGGTTCTGCGGCTTGAGGGAGGTCGAGAGCATGTACAGGAACGGCATCACCATGAAGAACGCGCCGAAGATCAGGGCGGCGTAGATCAGGATACTGTTCCAGGGGATGCGCCGGGCCGGCCGGCGCGGCATCACGACGGAGGTTGCCGCGGCCATCAGTAGTGCACCCACCGCTTCTGCATGACCCACTGGAGGGCCGTGAACGCCAACACCACCGCGAACAGGATGTAGGCCATCGCCGAGGCGTACCCCATCTGGAAGTTCACGAACGCCGTCCGCCAGATGTTGAACACCAGCACGTTGGAGGCGTTGAGCGGGCCGCCGTCCGTCATCACGCGGATCATGTCGAACGCGCCGACCAGCAGGGCGATGGTGGTGATGATCAGCACGAAGAACGTCGTCGGCGTGACCATCGGCCAGGTGACGTAGCGGAACTGCTGCCAGCGGTTCGCGCCGTCGATGCGAGCCGCCTCGTAGAGGGTGCGGTCCACCCCCTGGAGCGCCGCGAGGTAGAAGATGATGTTGAGCGGGACGCGGTGCCAGATCGCCGTGACGATCAGGGCCGGCATGACCAGCGTCTCGTCAAAGAGCCAGTCCTGGCGCGCCACGCCGAACAGGCCCACCAGCTGGTTGAGCGGTCCGGCCTGCTTGGCATAGATCCACTTGAAGATGATCGCCGCCGCCACGCCCGAGGTCACCAGCGGCAGGAAGTAGACGCCCCGGAAGAAGCCGGTGCCGCGAATGCCAGTGTTCAGCAGCGCGGCCAGCGCCAGCGGCAGCAGCACCGAGACCGGCAGCGCCCCCAGCGTGTAGTAGAGTGAGTTCCGCACGATCTGCGGCGTCTGCGGGTCTCCCACGAAGAACTGCGCGTAGTTGTCCAGGCCGACGAAGACCGGCGGCTCGATGATCGTCCAGCGGAAGAAGCTGACGCCGAACCCGAAGATCATCGGGAAGAGCGTGAACGAGAGGAACAGGAAGAGGTTCGGACCGAGGAAGAGCAGCGCCCACAGCCACTCGCGGCGGGCCAGCCGTCCGCCAGCGGGGCGGGGGACGGCAGTCGGCCGGGGGGCGGCAGCGGGCTGACGTGTCGGCTGGACGAGCGTCGAGCTCACGGGTGTCCTTTCGGATGGAGCAGGGTGGCCGGCGAGGGCGGTGCGGCTGGGCGGCGCAGCGTGAACGAGACGCAGGCGGCCGGGCACGAAGCCCGGCCCCAGCAACGGTAGACGCGTTGAGCGACGATGTTAGCGGCGGGCCGCCAGGATCTTGTTCAGCTCGGCCTCGACGCTCACCACCACCTCTTCGACGGTGGACTTGCCGAGGGCGACAGCGACCATGCCGTCCGTGACGGCCTGGCGGAACGGCCCCGTCGAGTAGAACGGGATGCGCGGCGGCGTCGTCCCGTACGCGAACGAGTCCACGAAGGCGGCGTTGTTGTAGGGCGGGGGCGGCAGATCGCGCCAGAACGGGCTGGCGTAGAACCGCTGCATGGCCGGCACGGCCGAGTACGAGGACGTGATGATCTGGGTGCCCTGCTCGCCGTACATGAACTCCAGGAACTTCCAGGACGCCTCGGCGTTCTTGGAGGAAGCCGTCAGCGCGAAGCCGAAGGTGCCCATGCCCGTCACGCGGCGCGTCGTGCCCTTCGGGAAGTGGAGGACGTCGAACTCGTCGCCCTGCGGCAGCAGGCTCGAGCGGAAGGTGGGGCACCAGAGCCGCTGATGGCAGGTCATGGCCGCCTGCGCGGAGGCGAAGACGTTGCCAGCCTGGCTGTTCATGGTCTGGATGAGGGTCAGCGGCGCCCAGTAGCCATCGACCATCGGCTGGGTCAGCTTGCGGAACGCCGCGATGCCGGCCGGCGTGTTGATGGTGGCGCGGGTCAGGTCGTCCGAGACGAAGGTGCCGCCCTCGGCCAGCACCATCGGCACGTAGGAGTACCACTGATCGACGTTGAACGCGAGGCCGTAGACGGCCACGTTGTCCTTGTCGAAGCCGGCCTCGTCGCCGCGCCGACCGTTGATGTCCACGGTGAGCCGCTTGTACATCGTCTCGAACTCGTCCCAGGTCCAGCCGTCAGGGCTGGTGGCCGGGTTGAAGCTCGTGGGCGGGGTGACGCCAGCCTCCTGCGCCATGCGGAGGTTGATGTACGGCAGGATGATGTCACCCTGCTTCGGGAGCATGTGCAGCTCGCCGTCCACGATGCCGAGGTTGAGGAACGTCGGATCGAAGTCCCGCCAGGGGAAGCTGCTGGCCTCGGCGTACGGGATCATGTTCTGGGTGATCCCGTTGTCCTTGTACGGCTTCGCGAAGTTGTCGTTGGTCTGGACGATGTCCGGGAGCGTGCCGGCCGTCAAGTAGGTCAGCAGCTTCTGGTCGATGTTGGTGCCGGACTCGGCTGTGATCTTGACGGTGACGCCCGGTACGGTGCCGTTGAACGCCGTTGCCAGATCTTCGTAGATCTTGACGTCGGCCGGGTTCGTCTGGGTGGTCAGGAAGCTGACCTGATACGGCGTGCTCTGCTTCGGCGCTTCGAACGGCTGCGTGGCAACCCCAGGGGTCGCAGCGAGCGCTGGCCGAGTCGCCTCGGTGAGCAGGGCAGCGGTCGCGCCCATCAGCACGGTCGTGAGCATCGTCCGGCGCGTGATGGTCCGAGATCGCGGACGCATGTCCATCCCTCCGCTTCGTCATTGACAGGAGTGTGGGGTGGGCGACGCCTACCCTGGCGTCGACGCTCGGCCGCTGCTCACCATGTGGACACGGTTTCCCGGACCGCGCCTGAAGCAAGCGGTTGCAGGGGAGGGTACCATCGACCAGGGTAACCGTCCAATAGCGGGACGTTATCAAGAGGATAACGCGGTCATGAGCCGCGCGTCTGACCGCCCCGGCCAGCCAGCCCGGGTACCAGGAGGCCCAGGCCGACGGGCGATTGCATGAGGTGCACGGCTCGTCGCTTCGTCGGGGCTTGAAGGCCCCGCCTACCATCATGCTGCCGCCCCACGACGCTCCTGTCTCACCGGTCGACGGTGGTTCCGGTCCTCCGTCGCGCAGCGACCGAATGACTGTCGGCGGGGGTTTCACCGCCCGGCGGAAAGGGCAGGCGTCGGTGGTGGCGATCCTCGAAGCCGCCAGCGCCCGCTGACGTCACCAGGCGGGGCTGTCAGCATGCCGACCGACCACCCTTCTCGGTGGTCACCAGGACGTCCGGCAGGTGCACGGCCGGCTTGCAGTCATGTCTTGTCAGGTGTCAATCGCATGGTCGATCAGTGCCCGTCGTCATCCCGACCGCGGCGAGGAACGAGCGGAGTGAAGGGATCTACCCGTTGTAGCTACGCGAGGAAGATCCCTCGACTTCACGCGCAGGCTCGTATCGCTCGGGATGACGAGGGAGGCGTCGGCAGGGGTCCAACCCAATAGTTCGCGACTGACAGGCCAGTAGGTTCTCACGCCGCCCGCGGCGCTGAGCACCCGACAGCGGCCCTCACCCGACAGCGGCCCTCAGCGGGTGTTTCGTACTGGCTCGCTGGGGATGGGCCGCACCGTTGGATCTGGGGCGCGCGTAGCCGACCGCGCGGGTGTGGCAGCAGCGCCCACCGTCACCGTCGGCAGGGCAGTCGGGGCCGGCGTTGGGGTGCGGGTCAGCGTCGGCAGCGCGGTGGCGGTAGCGGCCGGCGTGCTCGTCGGGTGAGCAGTACTGGTTGGCTGCGCCGTTGCCGTGGCGGGCGCGGTAGCTGAGGGCTGAGCTGTCGGCGTCGGCGGCACGGTCTGGGTGGGCGGGACCGTCGCCGTGGGCGGGACCGTCGGCGCCGTGGTCGGCGTGGGCGAGGTCGTGCTGACCGGCGTGGTTGTCGGCGAGACGGTCGGCGGAGGGGTGGGTGTCGGCGTCGAGGTCGCCAGCGTGGCCGTAGCCGTGACCGTGAGGGTTGGCTGCGCGGTCTGCGTCGTCGTCGCCGTGGGCGAGATCGTCTGCGTGGGGAGGAGCGTGCCGGTCGGCGTGACGGTGGCCGTGGTGGTGGCCGTGGTGGTGGCCGTCACCGTCGTGGTCGTCGTGGGCAGCACGCCGGACGGCTGGATCTCCAACGTCCCTTCGAGTGCCCCATTGCTGACGTGGAGCATCGCCGGGCGCGTCTGGGTCACCTCCACCATGACCTGAACCGTCAGGCTGCCATCCAGCCCGGTGACGCCGCGCGCGGGATCGAACCGCAGGCCGGCTGGGCCGCTCATACCGATGGGCGCGTTCGGGACCGGCTGCCCGGCCCGGTTCTTCGCCGTCACCTTGACCGAGAAGCTCTGGCCGGCGGTCAGCGCCACCGGACCGCGCCCGGCGGCCGGCTGCAGCTCCAGCGTCGTGACCGCCGTGTCGGCTGGCAGCAGGATAGTGCGCTCGGGAGACGGCCGGCTCGCCACGCCAACCTTGTTGTACGCCTGCACGGCGACGTAGTAGCGTGTGCCCGGCACCAGGCCGTCGGTCACGCTGCCGGCCGTGTTCGGCCCAAGGTCAACGGTGCGGGTGTACGCGCCGGGCGCCGTCCCGATGAGCAGCCGGTAGCCGCTGGCCGTGCCCTTGCGAGCGGGCGGCTGGAACCGTACGCCCAGACCGGCGGCGGCCGGAGGGGAGGCGGCCATTCGCGCGGGTGTCAGCACGGCGGCCGCGCCCTGCTGCACGAGGGCCACTTCCAGCGCCTCCGGAGTGGACGGCGGATCGTTCAGCGAGGTCGAGCCAGAGACCGTGGTCAGCGTCGTGCCGCTCAGCTGGGTGTTCATGGTGGCGGTGACGTAGATGCTGCTGGGCACCGCCGTGTTGACCGTCACCTTGGCGACGGCCTGTCCGCTGCCGGCAGCCGGAGCCGAGCAGCCAGACGCCGCACTGCCGATCTTGCCGGTGGCCGGCTGGGTCAGCGTGTACGAGCCACCGGCCGGGCTGCTGCTCAGGCTGAAGGTGATGGCCGCGCCGTCCTCCACCAGGAAGCCCTGGCGGTTCCGCGCTGTCGCCGTCACGCAGGCGCTCTCGCCCACCCCCAACGTCACGGCGGCCGGCAGCGGCGACATCGCGATGCTCTCCGGATTGGAGACGTAGATGTAGCCGTTCATCGTCTCAGCCGTGCCGCTGCAGCCCGTGGCGCTGGTGGGATACGCAGTGGCGTGCCAGGCGTAGGAGCTGTCTCCGACAGGGTTCCCCGCGCCATCGGAGCCGTCCCAGGCGTACGTTGCGATGCCGCCGCTCGGCGTCAGGCAGGATGACACCTTCGCCGTACCGGTGCTGATCGTGAACTGGACGTACTTCGCCAGACCGGTCACGTCGGCTCTCAAGGTAGAGGTCTGGCCCGAGCGCGACGCGAGCCGGATGCTGCCCGAGCTGATGCTGCTGATCAGGCCGGAGGTGGAGCCCGCTGACGTCGTCACGTCCCAGGTGTTGACCGACGTGCCCATCGCGAAGCCGTCCGCGTCGTTCACAGTGACCTCGACGCGGTAGCTGGTGCTGGGCGAGAGTCCGGTGATCATGTGGCCAAAGTAGTCGGCGTAGCGGGCAACCGGGACGGCCGCCCCGTAGGTGCCACCGACCGCCGGCGTGCGCCAGCGAACGGTGGCTGAGTTGTTGCCATTCGAGTCGCCGAGATACGGCAGGAAGATATTGATGTTCGAGTTGCCCTCGACGACGTCGCCGCCGGTCAGCAGCGTCCTGGTCTCGCCCTGATAGATGATGGGCAGGTACTCCGGCGTCGAGACGTTGTTGGCGGCGTCGGTAGCTGTCACGATGAATCGGTTGGCGGTGCCGTTGGTCAGCGTCACCGGCAGCGAGAAGTTCGACGCGCCGCTGTAGGCGTATGCCGATGCTGCCAGCGTATCCTCGACGCCGAAGCTGCCGGTCGGAGCGTTGTCCCGGTACGCCCGCATCCAGAGGGCCGAAGAGGTGCCGGTAATCGTGTAGGTCGAGGCCGAGGTGTAGGTGGCGGATGTCGGGGCCGAGATCGTCAGCGAGGACGCCGAGGAGTCGGTCGTCGCGCTCGTCTGGAATGTCGAGGTGAACGCCGAGGCCAGCGCCCGCCCGGACAGGTCCTGCGCCGCTGTGGTCACCGAGATCTGGTACCACGCACTGGCCGTCATGTTGGCGCTCGATTCAAAGCGCATGATGTTGCCGCCAGCGCCCTGCCAGGAGATCGCGCCGTTCGTGGGCGCGGTCCAGGTCGAGCTGAATGAGACGCAGGCAGACGTGGTACACCGCTTCAGGGAGAATGCCGACTGCACGCTGGACTGGTTCATCTGCTCGCTGAACCAGACCGAGACGCTACGATTGATGTCGTAGCCAGTCGTCCCATCGGCCGGGTACGCCGGCGGGACAACGTGCGGCGCGGCGCCGTCCGCCGTCACCGTGACGCTGGTCACTGGCGACTGCACGTTGCCGGCGTTGTCGGTGGCCCGTGACTGGACCGTGTAGCTGCCGTTCGCGGCCCAGACCCAGGAGTAGGTCCAGCTTGTGGTGCCGGTGGCGTTGTTCCAGGTAGCCCCGCCATCCGTGCTGACTTCGACCTTCTGGACGCCCGAGCCGGTATCGCTCGCCGTCCCGGTAACGGAGTATGGCGTCGTCGTGACGTAGCCGCCGTTGACCGGCGCAGAGATGGTGGACGACGGGAGCGAGTCGTCGGCGGTGGCCGAGACCTCACTGGAGTTCGTCGCAGACTCGACGCTCCGCGCGTTGACCAGCCGCACGACGTAGTAGTAGGCGCCGTTGCTGAGGCCGGTGTCGTTGTAGGTGGTCGCGGTCACAACAGACCCGTTGACCTTCGTGTACGGACCGCCGCTCGCCGTTGCACGGTAGACGTTGTAGCCGCTGACGCTGAAACCGACCGCCGACCAGGACACGGCAATGGCAGACCCTGTCGCCTGTGCCGAGACGCCGGAGGGCGCAAAGACAGCTGCTGAGCTGAAGGTGTTCGCATTGACGGACTGGGTGTCCGTCATGAACGCTGCCGTCTCGCCAGCCGTCTGCCCCAGGCCAAACAGGAGCACGGCCAACAGGATCGTCGTGACCAGCCCGAGGGGCCGATGCACCCGTGGCTGCTGCCCGCCAGATCGGGGAACCTTGACCGCCTGTGGCCCTCGCCGCCCACCCCGAGCAGGCCGGCCGCGCCGCTGCGGCAGCGGCTGGCTCTCCCAGGAAAGCTCAGCGACTGCTGGCTGCAGCGGGACCAGGGATCGGCTAGCGGGACGCATGGCCGTAGGTCAACCCGGCGGATGCATCGTCCTGGCGTGTGGCGTTGCGGCGCACCTCGGCGGCGGCCGCGTCGGCCGCCTCGCGCAGCGGGATCGAGTGCGGATTCGAAGCGACGGCCTTCCAGAGGCAGGTGAGGCGCGCTCCAGCATCGGACTGACACTCGGCCAGCAGCAGCCAGGCATCCTCCAGGTCTGGGTTCTGCGCCAGCGCCTGGTTCAGCAGCATGGCCGCCTCGGCCGGCCGGCCGTTGCTCAGCGAGACCCAGGCCCGGCGCATCAGCAGGTCAGGCGTGAGGGTCAACTGCTCGGTGGCCAGCGGCGTCGGGCGAGTCGTCCGTCGGCCCAGCAGGGCGTCCACCATCAGGAAGAGCGCCGGCAGACCCAGCAGCACCACCTTCCCGAGCGGCTGGCGGGCGAACTGCACCAGGTACCCGATCTTCGGCACACCGTAGACGACGCGTCCGAGGACAGCCTGGGCGTCCACCTCGACCTGGTCTACGCTGTCGTTCGCATCGCCCCTGGTCTCGAAGAGGAGCCGGCCGGCCTCGTTGGTGCTGATCCCGACCAGCCGATGCGTCACCACGACGTTCGGGCGAATCGGCGTGCGGTAGCTGATGATGTCGCGGACCTGCAGATCCTCCGGGCGGACCGGGCCGACGACGGCCAGGTCACCCACCTGGAGCGTCGGCTCCATGCTGCCGCTGAGCACCACGTACGACTCGTAGCCGATGAGCGCAGGCGCAGCACCGGCCAGCATCACGCCGACAAGCAGCAGGAGCAACCCCGCGGCGGCCGCCCGCGCGACGAGGAAGGCCTGCCGCGTCCAGGTTGAGAGCTGTTGTACTGCGTCCATCGGTGCTGATCCCCGTACGATTCGCCCGTGGCGATTGACCGCTAGAGCTGTTGAGCCGTGAAACTGAAACTGGCGGTGGTCGTCGCGCCCTGGAACCCGGAGCCGGTGCCAGCCGGCAGGGTGACCTGGAAGCAGAGCACCTCGCCGGCGCTCGCAGCGACCGTCCGGCCGCCGTTCGGGAACGATGACGGCGTCCCGACGATGTCCAGGCTGGACCCAACCGCGCCCAGCGGCGACGAGCCGCCCCCGCCGTAGACGGATGTGCCGCTGCCGCTGAACCCGGCGTTGGTGCAGGTCGTGACGCCAGACTTGACGGCCAGATACAACTGTGCGCCGAGGCCCTTGCCATCGTCGTTCGTGACGGTGGCTGCCAGGGCGTACCGCAGCGAGAGCGTCCCGCTGTTGCTGACCGTCAGCGGAGCGGTCACCGATTCGCCGGGCACGAGGTCGCTGAACGTCAGCAGGGCCGAGGTCGGGCTGTTCGCGATATCGATGGTGCCGGCTGTGAAAGCGCTTCCGGTACTGGTTGCCGCGCCGCGGAAGTAGGCGACCGTCCCACCCTCCACAAGGCCGGTCAGCGCGCCGAGCAGCAGGACCGTCGCCAGCAGCAGGCGGTTCCAGAGGATCGTCGGACGGGCGCGTTGGAGGCGGCTGCCCAGCACCAGCGACGTTCGCATGGCTATCGGGCGTCGAAGGTCAGAT
The Chloroflexota bacterium DNA segment above includes these coding regions:
- a CDS encoding sugar ABC transporter permease, which gives rise to MSSTLVQPTRQPAAAPRPTAVPRPAGGRLARREWLWALLFLGPNLFLFLSFTLFPMIFGFGVSFFRWTIIEPPVFVGLDNYAQFFVGDPQTPQIVRNSLYYTLGALPVSVLLPLALAALLNTGIRGTGFFRGVYFLPLVTSGVAAAIIFKWIYAKQAGPLNQLVGLFGVARQDWLFDETLVMPALIVTAIWHRVPLNIIFYLAALQGVDRTLYEAARIDGANRWQQFRYVTWPMVTPTTFFVLIITTIALLVGAFDMIRVMTDGGPLNASNVLVFNIWRTAFVNFQMGYASAMAYILFAVVLAFTALQWVMQKRWVHY
- a CDS encoding sugar ABC transporter substrate-binding protein; the protein is MRPRSRTITRRTMLTTVLMGATAALLTEATRPALAATPGVATQPFEAPKQSTPYQVSFLTTQTNPADVKIYEDLATAFNGTVPGVTVKITAESGTNIDQKLLTYLTAGTLPDIVQTNDNFAKPYKDNGITQNMIPYAEASSFPWRDFDPTFLNLGIVDGELHMLPKQGDIILPYINLRMAQEAGVTPPTSFNPATSPDGWTWDEFETMYKRLTVDINGRRGDEAGFDKDNVAVYGLAFNVDQWYSYVPMVLAEGGTFVSDDLTRATINTPAGIAAFRKLTQPMVDGYWAPLTLIQTMNSQAGNVFASAQAAMTCHQRLWCPTFRSSLLPQGDEFDVLHFPKGTTRRVTGMGTFGFALTASSKNAEASWKFLEFMYGEQGTQIITSSYSAVPAMQRFYASPFWRDLPPPPYNNAAFVDSFAYGTTPPRIPFYSTGPFRQAVTDGMVAVALGKSTVEEVVVSVEAELNKILAARR
- a CDS encoding Ig-like domain-containing protein; its protein translation is MHRPLGLVTTILLAVLLFGLGQTAGETAAFMTDTQSVNANTFSSAAVFAPSGVSAQATGSAIAVSWSAVGFSVSGYNVYRATASGGPYTKVNGSVVTATTYNDTGLSNGAYYYVVRLVNARSVESATNSSEVSATADDSLPSSTISAPVNGGYVTTTPYSVTGTASDTGSGVQKVEVSTDGGATWNNATGTTSWTYSWVWAANGSYTVQSRATDNAGNVQSPVTSVTVTADGAAPHVVPPAYPADGTTGYDINRSVSVWFSEQMNQSSVQSAFSLKRCTTSACVSFSSTWTAPTNGAISWQGAGGNIMRFESSANMTASAWYQISVTTAAQDLSGRALASAFTSTFQTSATTDSSASSLTISAPTSATYTSASTYTITGTSSALWMRAYRDNAPTGSFGVEDTLAASAYAYSGASNFSLPVTLTNGTANRFIVTATDAANNVSTPEYLPIIYQGETRTLLTGGDVVEGNSNINIFLPYLGDSNGNNSATVRWRTPAVGGTYGAAVPVARYADYFGHMITGLSPSTSYRVEVTVNDADGFAMGTSVNTWDVTTSAGSTSGLISSISSGSIRLASRSGQTSTLRADVTGLAKYVQFTISTGTAKVSSCLTPSGGIATYAWDGSDGAGNPVGDSSYAWHATAYPTSATGCSGTAETMNGYIYVSNPESIAMSPLPAAVTLGVGESACVTATARNRQGFLVEDGAAITFSLSSSPAGGSYTLTQPATGKIGSAASGCSAPAAGSGQAVAKVTVNTAVPSSIYVTATMNTQLSGTTLTTVSGSTSLNDPPSTPEALEVALVQQGAAAVLTPARMAASPPAAAGLGVRFQPPARKGTASGYRLLIGTAPGAYTRTVDLGPNTAGSVTDGLVPGTRYYVAVQAYNKVGVASRPSPERTILLPADTAVTTLELQPAAGRGPVALTAGQSFSVKVTAKNRAGQPVPNAPIGMSGPAGLRFDPARGVTGLDGSLTVQVMVEVTQTRPAMLHVSNGALEGTLEIQPSGVLPTTTTTVTATTTATTTATVTPTGTLLPTQTISPTATTTQTAQPTLTVTATATLATSTPTPTPPPTVSPTTTPVSTTSPTPTTAPTVPPTATVPPTQTVPPTPTAQPSATAPATATAQPTSTAHPTSTPAATATALPTLTRTPTPAPTALPTVTVGAAATPARSATRAPDPTVRPIPSEPVRNTR
- a CDS encoding signal peptidase I, which codes for MDAVQQLSTWTRQAFLVARAAAAGLLLLLVGVMLAGAAPALIGYESYVVLSGSMEPTLQVGDLAVVGPVRPEDLQVRDIISYRTPIRPNVVVTHRLVGISTNEAGRLLFETRGDANDSVDQVEVDAQAVLGRVVYGVPKIGYLVQFARQPLGKVVLLGLPALFLMVDALLGRRTTRPTPLATEQLTLTPDLLMRRAWVSLSNGRPAEAAMLLNQALAQNPDLEDAWLLLAECQSDAGARLTCLWKAVASNPHSIPLREAADAAAAEVRRNATRQDDASAGLTYGHASR